A single genomic interval of Persephonella atlantica harbors:
- a CDS encoding prohibitin family protein produces the protein MQIDPNKFPKSGGGVPNFIKGLPIVVVIFVLFLIIAPPFVVIPSGYVGVKLTLGKADMDELPPGLNFIIPAVQRVIKMSVRTQSYDLRGANSINSLSKDGLTINTELTVLYKIMPDKAAEIYVEYGLDYETKIIKPVIRSAVRDVIATLDSSQVYQERELIQKKLMETVSKELEKRYILLDEILIRDIKLPKRVVEAIEQKRRAYEEMQKMKFIVEKEKLEAERKRVEAQGIADANKIIAGSLTKEYLQWKFIENIKAYAQGDNNTVILIPYDQQMTPIINIPNIKK, from the coding sequence ATGCAGATAGACCCTAATAAATTTCCAAAATCAGGTGGAGGGGTGCCAAACTTTATAAAAGGGCTTCCTATCGTAGTTGTGATATTTGTCCTTTTCCTTATTATTGCCCCTCCGTTTGTTGTTATTCCCAGTGGATATGTAGGGGTAAAGCTCACTTTAGGCAAAGCAGACATGGACGAGCTGCCTCCGGGACTGAACTTTATAATTCCAGCTGTTCAGAGAGTAATAAAGATGTCTGTCAGAACCCAGTCTTACGACCTGAGGGGAGCAAACTCAATAAACTCTTTATCAAAGGACGGTCTGACAATCAACACAGAGCTTACAGTTTTATACAAGATAATGCCGGACAAAGCAGCTGAGATATATGTTGAGTATGGATTAGACTACGAGACAAAGATAATAAAGCCTGTGATAAGGTCTGCTGTAAGGGACGTTATCGCCACTTTAGACAGTTCACAGGTATATCAGGAAAGGGAGCTGATTCAGAAAAAGCTGATGGAGACAGTGTCAAAAGAGCTTGAGAAGAGGTATATCCTTCTTGACGAGATTCTAATCAGAGATATAAAACTGCCTAAAAGGGTTGTTGAAGCGATAGAGCAGAAGAGAAGAGCCTATGAAGAGATGCAGAAAATGAAATTTATCGTTGAGAAAGAAAAACTTGAAGCTGAGAGAAAGAGAGTAGAAGCTCAGGGGATAGCAGATGCAAACAAAATAATTGCAGGTTCTTTAACAAAAGAATACCTCCAGTGGAAATTTATTGAAAATATAAAAGCATATGCACAGGGAGACAACAACACTGTTATACTGATACCATACGACCAGCAGATGACACCTATAATCAACATACCAAACATAAAGAAGTAG
- a CDS encoding OsmC family protein, translating into MEKVATVLLNEDGEFYGELGGKGFNLTQTGLRAVDIMLISVGYCFGLTVEAYAKHKGYEIKNLKIDVIGKKHEKENRYSQITIKVSFDSNLDDKQIQRVIEIGKRGCTVSNTMLKPPEIKAVFSKE; encoded by the coding sequence ATGGAAAAGGTAGCAACAGTTCTCCTGAATGAAGATGGAGAATTTTATGGAGAGCTTGGAGGAAAAGGATTTAACCTGACTCAGACAGGGCTGAGAGCTGTAGACATTATGCTCATATCTGTTGGATACTGTTTTGGGCTTACTGTTGAGGCATATGCAAAGCACAAAGGATACGAGATAAAAAATCTCAAGATAGATGTTATAGGGAAAAAACATGAAAAAGAAAACAGATACTCACAGATAACAATCAAGGTTTCATTTGATTCAAATCTTGATGATAAACAGATACAGCGTGTAATAGAAATAGGAAAGAGGGGGTGCACAGTCAGCAATACAATGCTTAAACCACCAGAAATCAAAGCCGTTTTCAGTAAAGAGTAA
- the carB gene encoding carbamoyl-phosphate synthase large subunit, whose translation MPKRTDISRILLIGSGPIVIGQAAEFDYSGTQGAKALKEEGYEVILVNSNPATIMTDPEVADKTYIEPLITPVIEKIIERERPDALLPTLGGQTALNLAVDLYEKGILDKYNVKMIGANYEAIKKAEDRELFKEAMEKIGLQMPKSAVVKSVAEAMEIIQWIGFPVIIRPSFTLGGTGGSIAYNIDEFYPKVKAGLEASPVHEVLLEESVIGWKEFEMEVMRDKNDNCVIICSIENLDPMGVHTGDSITIAPAMTLTDKEYQMLRDYSIAVIREIGVETGGSNVQFSQNPETGQFYVIEMNPRVSRSSALASKATGFPIAKIAAKLAVGYTLDELPNDITKETPASFEPTIDYVVTKIPRFDFAKFPETDPTLTTMMKSVGEVMAIGRTFKESIHKAVRSLELGRYGLYIGLEKEDDETVKEKIVTPNADRLWYIAEGFRRGWTVEEIHQLSHIDRWFLHQIKEIIDFEKELSEKTLATITDEELEKAKQWGFSDRELARLLKTTEERVREKRMKVSYKVVDTCAAEFRAFTPYYYSSYEKPFGIVKEDGTVELVFDTENLEEK comes from the coding sequence ATGCCAAAAAGGACAGACATCAGCAGGATTCTCCTTATCGGTTCAGGACCTATCGTTATTGGTCAGGCAGCAGAGTTTGATTATTCAGGAACGCAGGGAGCAAAGGCATTAAAGGAAGAAGGATACGAGGTGATACTGGTAAACTCAAATCCAGCAACAATAATGACAGACCCAGAAGTTGCAGACAAAACATACATTGAACCTCTGATAACTCCCGTTATAGAAAAGATTATTGAAAGGGAAAGACCTGATGCACTGCTTCCCACACTTGGGGGACAGACAGCTCTGAATCTTGCCGTTGACCTGTACGAGAAAGGTATTTTGGATAAATACAACGTAAAAATGATTGGTGCAAACTATGAAGCAATAAAAAAGGCTGAAGACAGAGAGCTGTTTAAAGAAGCAATGGAAAAAATAGGTCTTCAGATGCCTAAAAGTGCTGTTGTAAAGTCTGTGGCAGAAGCTATGGAAATTATTCAGTGGATAGGTTTTCCTGTTATTATCAGACCTTCCTTTACGCTGGGAGGGACAGGAGGCTCTATAGCTTACAACATTGATGAGTTTTACCCAAAGGTAAAGGCAGGATTAGAGGCTTCACCTGTTCATGAAGTGTTGTTAGAGGAGTCTGTTATCGGATGGAAAGAGTTTGAGATGGAAGTTATGAGGGACAAAAATGATAACTGTGTGATTATATGCTCCATAGAAAACTTAGACCCTATGGGCGTTCATACAGGAGACAGTATAACAATTGCTCCTGCAATGACACTTACAGATAAAGAATACCAGATGCTGAGAGATTACTCTATTGCAGTTATTAGAGAGATAGGTGTTGAAACAGGTGGCTCTAACGTTCAGTTTTCCCAGAATCCGGAGACAGGACAGTTCTATGTTATTGAGATGAACCCAAGGGTTTCCCGTTCTTCAGCTCTCGCATCTAAAGCTACAGGGTTTCCTATTGCAAAGATTGCTGCAAAACTTGCTGTAGGATATACATTAGACGAGCTTCCTAACGACATAACAAAGGAAACACCAGCCTCTTTTGAGCCTACTATTGATTATGTTGTTACAAAGATACCCCGTTTTGATTTTGCCAAATTTCCCGAAACAGACCCTACACTAACAACAATGATGAAATCTGTTGGAGAAGTTATGGCCATAGGAAGAACATTTAAAGAAAGTATTCACAAGGCTGTAAGAAGCCTTGAGTTAGGGAGATATGGTCTTTATATAGGACTGGAAAAGGAAGATGATGAGACAGTAAAAGAAAAGATTGTTACACCAAATGCAGACAGGCTTTGGTATATAGCAGAAGGCTTCAGAAGGGGATGGACTGTAGAAGAGATACACCAGCTTTCCCACATAGACAGATGGTTTTTGCATCAGATAAAAGAGATAATAGATTTTGAAAAGGAACTTTCTGAAAAAACACTGGCTACAATAACAGATGAAGAGTTAGAAAAGGCTAAACAGTGGGGATTTTCTGACAGAGAGCTGGCAAGACTGCTTAAAACGACTGAGGAAAGGGTCAGGGAAAAAAGAATGAAGGTGTCCTACAAGGTTGTTGATACATGTGCCGCAGAGTTCAGAGCGTTTACACCTTACTACTACTCTTCTTATGAGAAACCTTTTGGTATAGTGAAAGAAGACGGCACCGTTGAATTAGTTTTTGATACGGAAAATTTAGAGGAGAAATAA